A genomic region of Platichthys flesus chromosome 4, fPlaFle2.1, whole genome shotgun sequence contains the following coding sequences:
- the usp32 gene encoding ubiquitin carboxyl-terminal hydrolase 32 isoform X5, with protein sequence MGAKESRIGFLSYDEAVKRVTDVELKRLKDAFKRTSGLSYYMTQQCFYREVLGDGVPPKVAEVIYTSFGGSSKGLHFNNVIVGLVLLTRGRDEEKAKYLFSLFASDLGGYAAREDIEAVLQVLDGEIPTSLKKCFSEGDKVNYERFRSWLLQNKEAFTLSRWLLSGGVCVTLTDDSDTPTFYQTLAGVTHLEETDIIDLEKRYWLLKAQSRTGRFDLETFVPLVSPPIHACLSEGLFHAFDENRDNHIDFKEISCGLSACCRGPVAERQKFCFKVFDVDRDGVLSRDELHEMVVALLEVWKDNRTDTLPELHSSVSDIVEGILKMHDTTKLGHLTLEDYQIWSVKSALANEFLNLLFQVCHIVLGLRPATPEEEGQIIRGWLERESRHGLQQGQNWFLISMVWWQQWKDYVKYGSPCCCLPVQEHKGIVVEQPSILSSLRSPMATATIEPAPPDRLGGLGNFSAVSPTEERSPDAVSSASEATETAALSPYVAPSATESCFARQHNVSDNNNQCFSGANGHLPSQVAAQRPGAIDNQSLVTTDPMKAPTLTMEGGRLKRSRQLVPDGDFETVPEPVWRALYHWYGANLSLPRPVILESKTGHAELELFPRYILFLRQQPATRSPQSNIWVNMAGNVPSPNAPLKRLLAYTGCFSRMATIKDIHFYLSQRLRIKEEDMRLWLYNSENYLTLLDDEDHTLESLKIHDEQQLVIEVRNKDMSWPEEMSFIANSSKMDRHKVPTEKGATGLSNLGNTCFMNSSIQCVSNTKPLSDYFISGRHLYELNRTNPIGMRGHMAKCYGDLVMELWSGTQKNVAPLKLRWTIAKYAPRFNGFQQQDSQELLAFLLDGLHEDLNRVHEKPYVELKDSDGRPDWEVASEAWENHLRRNRSIVVDLFHGQLKSQVKCKTCGHISARFDPFNFLSLPLPMDSSMHLEITVIKLDGSTPVRYGLRLNMDEKYTGLKKLLSELCSLKPEQILLAEVHTSNIKNFPQDNQKVRLSVNGFLCAFEIPVPGSPTSLSSPTLTDITPVANGSAANGHLGNKSVLIPNGGPSTLVPCSPDAPLTCGVTNGHITPLQESPFIGYIIAMHRKMMRTELYFLSSQKNRPSLFGMPLIVPCTVHTSKKDLYDAVWIQVSRLASPLPPQEASNHAQDCDDSMGYQYPFTLRVVGKDGNSCAWCPWYRFCRGCTIDCTEDRACVGNAYIAVDWDPTALHLRYQTSQERIVEEHCSVAQSRRAQAEPISLDSCLKAFTSEEELGEDELYYCSKCKTHRLATKKLDLWRLPPILIVHLKRFQFVNGRWIKSQKIVKFPRGNFDPSAFLAPRDLEQHSLHSRSESEDLLRVGEDNLSSISAPAGFCNLPKASPASSRKSAPSLSRTSSPSSSPKSGGRRPGRLRLPPLGSRHRLSNSKENLDAVANPEAEPREDAPQADAEGSAVAGVMGLSGSAETNASESVFSTEASSSHCDVVLLNGDTNGMSSDCSTESNMDADNSLLEHRDNMCLDDIYNLYAISCHSGIMGGGHYVTYAKNPNDKWYCYNDSSCKEVPSEEVDTDSAYILFYEQQGVNYSQFLPKIDGKKMADTSSMDEDFESDYKKYCVLQ encoded by the exons GTTATTTACACCTCGTTTGGAGGCTCATCTAAAGGACTACACTTCAACAATGTGATCGTGGGCCTGGTGCTTCTGACCAGAGGACGCGATGAGGAGAAGGCCAAAT accTCTTCAGCTTGTTTGCCAGTGATCTGGGCGGATACGCTGCCAGAGAAGATATAGAGGCAGTTCTCCAGGTCCTGGATGGAGAAATTCCCACCTCCCTCAAGAAATGCTTCAGCGAG GGGGACAAGGTGAACTACGAGCGCTTCAGGAGCTGGTTGCTGCAGAACAAGGAGGCCTTCACTTTGTCCCGATggcttctctctggaggagtgtgtgtcacACTCACCGATGACAGCGACACACCCACCTTCTACCAGACCCTGGCCGGCGTCACACACC tGGAGGAGACGGACATTATAGACTTGGAGAAGCGCTACTGGCTGCTGAAAGCGCAGTCAAGAACTGGCCGCTTTGACTTGGAAACCTTTGTCCCACTGGTCTCTCCACCTATCCATGCCTGTCTGAGTGAAG GCCTGTTTCACGCCTTTGATGAGAATCGGGACAATCACATCGACTTTAAAGAGATCTCTTGTGGACTCTCAGCATGCTGCAGGGGGCCCGTTGCTGAGAGGCAGAAAT TTTGCTTCAAAGTGTTCGATGTGGATCGTGATGGTGTTCTGTCTCGAGATGAACTCCATGAAATGGTGGTGGCCTTGCTGGAGGTGTGGAAGGACAAccgcacagacacactccct GAGCTGCACAGTAGCGTGTCAGACATCGTTGAGGGTATCCTGAAGATGCATGACACAACCAAG CTGGGTCACTTGACTCTGGAGGACTACCAGATATGGAGCGTAAAGAGCGCATTGGCCAATGAGTTTTTAAACCTTCTTTTCCAG GTTTGCCACATAGTCCTGGGGCTCAGACCTGCCACTCCTGAAGAGGAGGGACAAATTATCAG AGGCTGgttagagagggagagcagacaTGGGCTGCAGCAAGGCCAGAACTGGTTCCTCATCTCCATGGTGTGGTGGCAGCAATGGAAGGACTATGTCAAATAC GGCAGTCCCTGCTGTTGTCTTCCTGTCCAGGAGCATAAGGGCATCGTGGTGGAGCAGCCATCCATCCTGAGCTCACTCAGAAGTCCGATGGCCACGGCCACCATAGAGCCCGCCCCTCCGGATAGACTGGGAGGACTGGGAAACTTCAGCGCTGTCAGCCCCACTGAGGAGAGGTCACCTGATGCTGTGTCCAGTGCCTCAGAAGCCACAGAGACTG CAGCCCTGAGCCCTTATGTAGCTCCGTCTGCTACAGAGAGCTGTTTTGCCCGTCAGCACAACGTATCAGACAACAACAATCAGTGTTTTTCTGGAGCCAATGGACACCTCCCCTCCCAGGTGGCAGCACAAAGACCTGGAGCTATCGACAACCAGTCTCTGGTCACCACCGACCCAATGAAG GCCCCCACGTTAACCATGGAGGGTGGCAGGCTGAAGCGCTCCCGGCAGCTGGTGCCTGATGGAGACTTTGAGACGGTGCCAGAGCCGGTGTGGCGGGCGCTCTACCACTGGTACGGTGCCAACCTCAGTCTGCCGCGTCCG GTTATCCTGGAGAGCAAGACGGGCCACGCAGAGCTGGAGCTCTTTCCCCGCTacatcctcttcctccgccaGCAACCAGCAACGCGCTCCCCACAGTCCAACATCTGGGTCAATATGG CAGGTAATGTTCCATCCCCCAATGCTCCTCTCAAGAGGCTGCTGGCCTACACGGGCTGCTTCAGCCGTATGGCCACCATCAAGGACATCCACTTCTACCTGTCCCAGAGACTCCGCATCAAGGAGGAGGACATGAGACTCTGGCTCTACAACAGTGAG AACTATCTCACCCTCCTGGATGATGAAGATCACACACTAGAGAGTCTGAAGATCCATGACGAGCAGCAGCTAGTTATAGAAG TCAGGAACAAAGATATGAGCTGGCCTGAGGAGATGTCTTTCATTGCCAACAGTAGTAAGATGGACAGACACAAAG TTCCCACAGAGAAAGGAGCCACTGGTCTCAGTAACCTTGGCAACACCTGCTTCATGAACTCCAGTATCCAGTGTGTGAGCAACACCAAGCCACTCTCAGACTACTTCATCTCAGGGAGACATCTCTATGAGCTCAATAG AACCAATCCCATTGGGATGCGAGGTCACATGGCCAAGTGTTACGGCGACCTGGTGATGGAGCTGTGGAGCGGCACACAGAAGAATGTGGCTCCCCTCAAACTCAGA TGGACGATAGCAAAGTATGCCCCACGGTTCAATGGCTTCCAGCAGCAGGATTCCCAGGAGCTGCTAGCGTTCCTGCTGGATGGTCTACATGAAGATCTAAACCGAGTCCATGAGAAACCTTATGTGGAGCTGAAGGACAGTGATGGCCGTCCTGACTGGGAGGTGGCCTCTGAG GCATGGGAGAACCACCTGCGCAGGAACCGTTCCATCGTGGTGGATCTGTTCCACGGTCAGCTCAAGTCTCAGGTGAAATGTAAGACCTGTGGCCACATTAGCGCACGCTTTGACCCTTTCAACTTCCTGTCACTACCCCTGCCCATGGACAGCTCAATGCATCTGGAGATCACAG TTATTAAACTGGACGGCTCCACACCTGTGCGCTATGGCCTGAGGTTGAATATGGATGAAAAGTACACAGGACTGAAGAAACTGCTGAGTGAACTTTGCAGTCTGAAGCCGGAGCAGATCCTTCTGGCTGAGGTCCACACCTCCAACATCAAG AACTTCCCTCAGGACAACCAGAAGGTGCGTCTGTCAGTAAACGGCTTCCTGTGTGCGTTTGAGATCCCAGTGCCAGGTTCACCAACGTCCCTGAGCTCGCCCACACTGACAG ACATCACCCCAGTGGCCAATGGCTCAGCTGCTAATGGGCACCTTGGCAATAAGTCTGTCCTCATCCCTAACGGTGGGCCCAGCACTTTGGTGCCCTGCAGCCCTGACGCGCCCCTCACCTGTGGAGTCACAAACGGACACATCACACCGTTGCAGGAAAGCCCGTTCATTGGATACATCATCGCCATGCACAGGAAGATG ATGCGCACGGAGCTGTACTTCCTGTCATCTCAAAAGAATCGGCCCAGTTTGTTTGGCATGCCCCTCATAGTTCCCTGCACTGTCCACACCAGTAAGAAAGACCTGTATGACGCCGTCTGGATCCAAGTCTCCCGTCTGGCCAGCCCACTCCCGCCACAGGAAGCTAGTAACCATGCCCAGGACTG TGATGACAGTATGGGCTACCAGTACCCCTTCACTTTGCGGGTCGTGGGTAAGGATGGTAACTCGTGTGCCTGGTGTCCCTGGTACAG GTTCTGTCGAGGCTGTACAATAGACTGCACAGAGGACAGAGCCTGTGTTGGGAATGCTTATATAGCCGTGGACTGGGACCCCACTGCCCTGCACCTCCGCTACCAGACCTCCCAGGAGAGG ATCGTGGAGGAGCACTGCAGTGTGGCGCAGTCCCGTCGGGCCCAGGCTGAGCCCATCAGTTTGGACAGCTGTCTGAAGGCCTTCACCAGTGAAGAGGAGCTGGGAGAGGACGAACTCTATTACTGTTCCAAGTGCAAGACCCATCGGCTAGCCACGAAAAAACTGGACCTCTGGAGGCTGCCACCCATTCTG ATTGTCCACTTGAAGCGCTTCCAGTTTGTTAATGGTCGCTGGATCAAGTCCCAGAAGATTGTCAAGTTCCCGCGGGGGAACTTTGACCCCAGCGCCTTCCTGGCTCCAAGAGACCTGGAGCAGCACTCCCTCCACTCACGTAGTGAGAGTGAGGATCTACTGAGGGTCGGAGAAGACAACCTGTCCTCCATCTCTGCTCCTGCTGGCTTCTGCAACCTCCCCAAAG CCTCCCCTGCCTCGAGCAGGAAGTCAGCTCCTTCTCTCAGCCGGACCAGCAGCCCCTCCAGTAGCCCCAAGAGCGGAGGGCGAAGGCCCGGCCGACTACGCCTGCCTCCGCTGGGCAGCAGACACCGCCTGTCTAACAGCAAGGAGAACCTGGATGCAGTTGCAAATCCGGAGGCTGAGCCCCGGGAGGATGCTCCACAGGCAGACGCAGAGGGGAGTGCAGTAGCAGGGGTCATGGGCCTTTCTGGATCAGCAGAAACAAACGCATCAGAGTCAGTGTTCAGTACTGAGGCATCCAGCAGCCACTGTGATGTGGTCTTGTTGAACGGTGATACCAACGGGATGAGCTCAGACTGCAGCACTGAGAGCAACATGGATGCCGACAACTCGCTGCTTGAGCACAGAGACAACATGTGTCTGGACGACATCTACAACCTCTATGCAATATCA TGCCATTCAGGAATCATGGGAGGAGGCCACTATGTGACGTATGCCAAAAACCCCAATGATAAGTGGTACTGCTACAACGACAGCAGTTGTAAG gaAGTGCCCTCGGAGGAAGTCGACACCGACTCAGCCTACATCCTCTTCTACGAGCAGCAAGGTGTAAACTACTCCCAGTTCCTGCCAAAGATCGATGGCAAGAAGATGGCCGACACCAGTAGCATGGACGAAGACTTTGAGTCTGACTACAAGAAATACTGTGTCCTCCAGTGA
- the usp32 gene encoding ubiquitin carboxyl-terminal hydrolase 32 isoform X1 has protein sequence MGAKESRIGFLSYDEAVKRVTDVELKRLKDAFKRTSGLSYYMTQQCFYREVLGDGVPPKVAEVIYTSFGGSSKGLHFNNVIVGLVLLTRGRDEEKAKYLFSLFASDLGGYAAREDIEAVLQVLDGEIPTSLKKCFSEGDKVNYERFRSWLLQNKEAFTLSRWLLSGGVCVTLTDDSDTPTFYQTLAGVTHLEETDIIDLEKRYWLLKAQSRTGRFDLETFVPLVSPPIHACLSEGLFHAFDENRDNHIDFKEISCGLSACCRGPVAERQKFCFKVFDVDRDGVLSRDELHEMVVALLEVWKDNRTDTLPELHSSVSDIVEGILKMHDTTKLGHLTLEDYQIWSVKSALANEFLNLLFQVCHIVLGLRPATPEEEGQIIRGWLERESRHGLQQGQNWFLISMVWWQQWKDYVKYGSPCCCLPVQEHKGIVVEQPSILSSLRSPMATATIEPAPPDRLGGLGNFSAVSPTEERSPDAVSSASEATETAALSPYVAPSATESCFARQHNVSDNNNQCFSGANGHLPSQVAAQRPGAIDNQSLVTTDPMKAPTLTMEGGRLKRSRQLVPDGDFETVPEPVWRALYHWYGANLSLPRPVILESKTGHAELELFPRYILFLRQQPATRSPQSNIWVNMGMTSLRMFPPHINPPRAGNVPSPNAPLKRLLAYTGCFSRMATIKDIHFYLSQRLRIKEEDMRLWLYNSENYLTLLDDEDHTLESLKIHDEQQLVIEVRNKDMSWPEEMSFIANSSKMDRHKVPTEKGATGLSNLGNTCFMNSSIQCVSNTKPLSDYFISGRHLYELNRTNPIGMRGHMAKCYGDLVMELWSGTQKNVAPLKLRWTIAKYAPRFNGFQQQDSQELLAFLLDGLHEDLNRVHEKPYVELKDSDGRPDWEVASEAWENHLRRNRSIVVDLFHGQLKSQVKCKTCGHISARFDPFNFLSLPLPMDSSMHLEITVIKLDGSTPVRYGLRLNMDEKYTGLKKLLSELCSLKPEQILLAEVHTSNIKNFPQDNQKVRLSVNGFLCAFEIPVPGSPTSLSSPTLTDITPVANGSAANGHLGNKSVLIPNGGPSTLVPCSPDAPLTCGVTNGHITPLQESPFIGYIIAMHRKMMRTELYFLSSQKNRPSLFGMPLIVPCTVHTSKKDLYDAVWIQVSRLASPLPPQEASNHAQDCDDSMGYQYPFTLRVVGKDGNSCAWCPWYRFCRGCTIDCTEDRACVGNAYIAVDWDPTALHLRYQTSQERIVEEHCSVAQSRRAQAEPISLDSCLKAFTSEEELGEDELYYCSKCKTHRLATKKLDLWRLPPILIVHLKRFQFVNGRWIKSQKIVKFPRGNFDPSAFLAPRDLEQHSLHSRSESEDLLRVGEDNLSSISAPAGFCNLPKASPASSRKSAPSLSRTSSPSSSPKSGGRRPGRLRLPPLGSRHRLSNSKENLDAVANPEAEPREDAPQADAEGSAVAGVMGLSGSAETNASESVFSTEASSSHCDVVLLNGDTNGMSSDCSTESNMDADNSLLEHRDNMCLDDIYNLYAISCHSGIMGGGHYVTYAKNPNDKWYCYNDSSCKEVPSEEVDTDSAYILFYEQQGVNYSQFLPKIDGKKMADTSSMDEDFESDYKKYCVLQ, from the exons GTTATTTACACCTCGTTTGGAGGCTCATCTAAAGGACTACACTTCAACAATGTGATCGTGGGCCTGGTGCTTCTGACCAGAGGACGCGATGAGGAGAAGGCCAAAT accTCTTCAGCTTGTTTGCCAGTGATCTGGGCGGATACGCTGCCAGAGAAGATATAGAGGCAGTTCTCCAGGTCCTGGATGGAGAAATTCCCACCTCCCTCAAGAAATGCTTCAGCGAG GGGGACAAGGTGAACTACGAGCGCTTCAGGAGCTGGTTGCTGCAGAACAAGGAGGCCTTCACTTTGTCCCGATggcttctctctggaggagtgtgtgtcacACTCACCGATGACAGCGACACACCCACCTTCTACCAGACCCTGGCCGGCGTCACACACC tGGAGGAGACGGACATTATAGACTTGGAGAAGCGCTACTGGCTGCTGAAAGCGCAGTCAAGAACTGGCCGCTTTGACTTGGAAACCTTTGTCCCACTGGTCTCTCCACCTATCCATGCCTGTCTGAGTGAAG GCCTGTTTCACGCCTTTGATGAGAATCGGGACAATCACATCGACTTTAAAGAGATCTCTTGTGGACTCTCAGCATGCTGCAGGGGGCCCGTTGCTGAGAGGCAGAAAT TTTGCTTCAAAGTGTTCGATGTGGATCGTGATGGTGTTCTGTCTCGAGATGAACTCCATGAAATGGTGGTGGCCTTGCTGGAGGTGTGGAAGGACAAccgcacagacacactccct GAGCTGCACAGTAGCGTGTCAGACATCGTTGAGGGTATCCTGAAGATGCATGACACAACCAAG CTGGGTCACTTGACTCTGGAGGACTACCAGATATGGAGCGTAAAGAGCGCATTGGCCAATGAGTTTTTAAACCTTCTTTTCCAG GTTTGCCACATAGTCCTGGGGCTCAGACCTGCCACTCCTGAAGAGGAGGGACAAATTATCAG AGGCTGgttagagagggagagcagacaTGGGCTGCAGCAAGGCCAGAACTGGTTCCTCATCTCCATGGTGTGGTGGCAGCAATGGAAGGACTATGTCAAATAC GGCAGTCCCTGCTGTTGTCTTCCTGTCCAGGAGCATAAGGGCATCGTGGTGGAGCAGCCATCCATCCTGAGCTCACTCAGAAGTCCGATGGCCACGGCCACCATAGAGCCCGCCCCTCCGGATAGACTGGGAGGACTGGGAAACTTCAGCGCTGTCAGCCCCACTGAGGAGAGGTCACCTGATGCTGTGTCCAGTGCCTCAGAAGCCACAGAGACTG CAGCCCTGAGCCCTTATGTAGCTCCGTCTGCTACAGAGAGCTGTTTTGCCCGTCAGCACAACGTATCAGACAACAACAATCAGTGTTTTTCTGGAGCCAATGGACACCTCCCCTCCCAGGTGGCAGCACAAAGACCTGGAGCTATCGACAACCAGTCTCTGGTCACCACCGACCCAATGAAG GCCCCCACGTTAACCATGGAGGGTGGCAGGCTGAAGCGCTCCCGGCAGCTGGTGCCTGATGGAGACTTTGAGACGGTGCCAGAGCCGGTGTGGCGGGCGCTCTACCACTGGTACGGTGCCAACCTCAGTCTGCCGCGTCCG GTTATCCTGGAGAGCAAGACGGGCCACGCAGAGCTGGAGCTCTTTCCCCGCTacatcctcttcctccgccaGCAACCAGCAACGCGCTCCCCACAGTCCAACATCTGGGTCAATATGGGTATGACCAGCCTGCGAATGTTCCCTCCACATATAAACCCCCCAAGAG CAGGTAATGTTCCATCCCCCAATGCTCCTCTCAAGAGGCTGCTGGCCTACACGGGCTGCTTCAGCCGTATGGCCACCATCAAGGACATCCACTTCTACCTGTCCCAGAGACTCCGCATCAAGGAGGAGGACATGAGACTCTGGCTCTACAACAGTGAG AACTATCTCACCCTCCTGGATGATGAAGATCACACACTAGAGAGTCTGAAGATCCATGACGAGCAGCAGCTAGTTATAGAAG TCAGGAACAAAGATATGAGCTGGCCTGAGGAGATGTCTTTCATTGCCAACAGTAGTAAGATGGACAGACACAAAG TTCCCACAGAGAAAGGAGCCACTGGTCTCAGTAACCTTGGCAACACCTGCTTCATGAACTCCAGTATCCAGTGTGTGAGCAACACCAAGCCACTCTCAGACTACTTCATCTCAGGGAGACATCTCTATGAGCTCAATAG AACCAATCCCATTGGGATGCGAGGTCACATGGCCAAGTGTTACGGCGACCTGGTGATGGAGCTGTGGAGCGGCACACAGAAGAATGTGGCTCCCCTCAAACTCAGA TGGACGATAGCAAAGTATGCCCCACGGTTCAATGGCTTCCAGCAGCAGGATTCCCAGGAGCTGCTAGCGTTCCTGCTGGATGGTCTACATGAAGATCTAAACCGAGTCCATGAGAAACCTTATGTGGAGCTGAAGGACAGTGATGGCCGTCCTGACTGGGAGGTGGCCTCTGAG GCATGGGAGAACCACCTGCGCAGGAACCGTTCCATCGTGGTGGATCTGTTCCACGGTCAGCTCAAGTCTCAGGTGAAATGTAAGACCTGTGGCCACATTAGCGCACGCTTTGACCCTTTCAACTTCCTGTCACTACCCCTGCCCATGGACAGCTCAATGCATCTGGAGATCACAG TTATTAAACTGGACGGCTCCACACCTGTGCGCTATGGCCTGAGGTTGAATATGGATGAAAAGTACACAGGACTGAAGAAACTGCTGAGTGAACTTTGCAGTCTGAAGCCGGAGCAGATCCTTCTGGCTGAGGTCCACACCTCCAACATCAAG AACTTCCCTCAGGACAACCAGAAGGTGCGTCTGTCAGTAAACGGCTTCCTGTGTGCGTTTGAGATCCCAGTGCCAGGTTCACCAACGTCCCTGAGCTCGCCCACACTGACAG ACATCACCCCAGTGGCCAATGGCTCAGCTGCTAATGGGCACCTTGGCAATAAGTCTGTCCTCATCCCTAACGGTGGGCCCAGCACTTTGGTGCCCTGCAGCCCTGACGCGCCCCTCACCTGTGGAGTCACAAACGGACACATCACACCGTTGCAGGAAAGCCCGTTCATTGGATACATCATCGCCATGCACAGGAAGATG ATGCGCACGGAGCTGTACTTCCTGTCATCTCAAAAGAATCGGCCCAGTTTGTTTGGCATGCCCCTCATAGTTCCCTGCACTGTCCACACCAGTAAGAAAGACCTGTATGACGCCGTCTGGATCCAAGTCTCCCGTCTGGCCAGCCCACTCCCGCCACAGGAAGCTAGTAACCATGCCCAGGACTG TGATGACAGTATGGGCTACCAGTACCCCTTCACTTTGCGGGTCGTGGGTAAGGATGGTAACTCGTGTGCCTGGTGTCCCTGGTACAG GTTCTGTCGAGGCTGTACAATAGACTGCACAGAGGACAGAGCCTGTGTTGGGAATGCTTATATAGCCGTGGACTGGGACCCCACTGCCCTGCACCTCCGCTACCAGACCTCCCAGGAGAGG ATCGTGGAGGAGCACTGCAGTGTGGCGCAGTCCCGTCGGGCCCAGGCTGAGCCCATCAGTTTGGACAGCTGTCTGAAGGCCTTCACCAGTGAAGAGGAGCTGGGAGAGGACGAACTCTATTACTGTTCCAAGTGCAAGACCCATCGGCTAGCCACGAAAAAACTGGACCTCTGGAGGCTGCCACCCATTCTG ATTGTCCACTTGAAGCGCTTCCAGTTTGTTAATGGTCGCTGGATCAAGTCCCAGAAGATTGTCAAGTTCCCGCGGGGGAACTTTGACCCCAGCGCCTTCCTGGCTCCAAGAGACCTGGAGCAGCACTCCCTCCACTCACGTAGTGAGAGTGAGGATCTACTGAGGGTCGGAGAAGACAACCTGTCCTCCATCTCTGCTCCTGCTGGCTTCTGCAACCTCCCCAAAG CCTCCCCTGCCTCGAGCAGGAAGTCAGCTCCTTCTCTCAGCCGGACCAGCAGCCCCTCCAGTAGCCCCAAGAGCGGAGGGCGAAGGCCCGGCCGACTACGCCTGCCTCCGCTGGGCAGCAGACACCGCCTGTCTAACAGCAAGGAGAACCTGGATGCAGTTGCAAATCCGGAGGCTGAGCCCCGGGAGGATGCTCCACAGGCAGACGCAGAGGGGAGTGCAGTAGCAGGGGTCATGGGCCTTTCTGGATCAGCAGAAACAAACGCATCAGAGTCAGTGTTCAGTACTGAGGCATCCAGCAGCCACTGTGATGTGGTCTTGTTGAACGGTGATACCAACGGGATGAGCTCAGACTGCAGCACTGAGAGCAACATGGATGCCGACAACTCGCTGCTTGAGCACAGAGACAACATGTGTCTGGACGACATCTACAACCTCTATGCAATATCA TGCCATTCAGGAATCATGGGAGGAGGCCACTATGTGACGTATGCCAAAAACCCCAATGATAAGTGGTACTGCTACAACGACAGCAGTTGTAAG gaAGTGCCCTCGGAGGAAGTCGACACCGACTCAGCCTACATCCTCTTCTACGAGCAGCAAGGTGTAAACTACTCCCAGTTCCTGCCAAAGATCGATGGCAAGAAGATGGCCGACACCAGTAGCATGGACGAAGACTTTGAGTCTGACTACAAGAAATACTGTGTCCTCCAGTGA